In one Bos mutus isolate GX-2022 chromosome 19, NWIPB_WYAK_1.1, whole genome shotgun sequence genomic region, the following are encoded:
- the KCNJ16 gene encoding inward rectifier potassium channel 16, with amino-acid sequence MSHYCSSYPIVSVDPKCPGYAPEHLLAEKRRARRRLLHKDGSCNVYFKHIFGEWGSYVVDIFTTLVDTKWRHMFVIFSLSYILSWLTFGSVFWLIAFHHGDLQNDGPDATPCVDNVHSFTGAFLFSLETQTTIGYGYRCVTEECPVAVLTVILQSILSCVINTFIIGAALAKMATARKRAQTIRFSYFALVGMRDGKLCLMWRIGDFRPNHVVEGTVRAQLLRYAEDGEGRMTMAFKDLRLLNDQIILVTPVTVVHEIDRDSPLYALDRKAVARDNFEILVTFIYTGDSTGTSHQSRSSYIPREILWGHRFHDVLEVKRKYYKVNCLQFEGSVEVYAPFCSAKQLDWKDQQLHSVEKAPPVRASALPDAKVRRRSFSAVAIVSSSENPEETTPSAPEECKEAPYQKALLTLNRISVESQM; translated from the coding sequence ATGAGCCACTACTGCAGCAGCTACCCCATCGTGAGCGTGGACCCCAAGTGCCCGGGGTACGCACCGGAGCACCTTCTGGCCGAGAAGCGCAGAGCGAGGAGGCGTCTGCTGCACAAGGACGGCAGCTGCAACGTGTACTTCAAGCACATTTTCGGGGAGTGGGGCAGCTACGTGGTGGACATCTTCACCACCCTCGTGGACACCAAGTGGCGCCACATGTTTGTAATCTTCTCGCTGTCCTACATCCTCTCCTGGCTGACTTTCGGCTCGGTCTTCTGGCTCATAGCCTTCCACCACGGCGACCTGCAGAACGATGGCCCGGACGCCACGCCTTGCGTGGACAACGTCCACTCCTTCACGGGGGCGTTCCTCTTCTCCCTGGAGACCCAGACCACCATCGGCTACGGCTACCGCTGCGTCACCGAGGAGTGCCCGGTGGCCGTGCTCACGGTCATCCTGCAGTCCATCCTGAGCTGCGTCATCAACACCTTCATCATCGGGGCGGCCCTGGCCAAGATGGCCACGGCCAGGAAGAGGGCGCAGACCATCCGGTTCAGCTACTTCGCGCTGGTGGGCATGAGGGACGGCAAGCTCTGCCTCATGTGGCGCATCGGGGACTTCCGCCCCAACCACGTGGTGGAGGGCACGGTGCGCGCGCAGCTGCTGCGCTACGCGGAGGACGGCGAGGGGCGCATGACCATGGCCTTCAAGGACTTGAGGCTGCTCAACGACCAGATCATCCTCGTCACCCCAGTGACCGTCGTGCACGAGATCGACCGCGACAGCCCCCTCTACGCGCTCGACCGGAAGGCCGTGGCCAGGGATAACTTTGAGATCCTGGTGACGTTCATCTACACCGGGGACTCCACCGGGACGTCCCACCAGTCCCGGAGCTCCTACATCCCCCGGGAAATCCTCTGGGGCCACAGGTTTCACGACGTCttggaagtgaagaggaagtacTACAAAGTGAACTGCCTGCAGTTCGAGGGCAGCGTGGAGGTCTATGCCCCCTTCTGCAGCGCCAAGCAGCTCGACTGGAAAGACCAGCAGCTCCACAGCGTGGAAAAGGCCCCGCCTGTGCGAGCATCTGCCCTGCCCGACGCCAAGGTCAGAAGAAGGTCGTTCAGCGCTGTGGCCATTGTCAGCAGCTCGGAAAACCCGGAGGAGACCACCCCCTCTGCCCCCGAAGAATGTAAGGAAGCCCCGTACCAGAAGGCCCTGCTGACTTTAAATAGGATTTCCGTAGAATCCCAGATGTAG